A single window of Aspergillus oryzae RIB40 DNA, chromosome 8 DNA harbors:
- a CDS encoding uncharacterized protein (predicted protein) — protein MTDSSRIDSSGTPAKARGSWRINKRRRRRARQSQRVTESNGQEAQADDAHGDDTHADALGEPDSESDNAFEKIMQRKEIREVVSYTIGSREDGGVLDGRGQPEALGPNRALITLIRKGPHADIIPQSVLPWPCCDDEQPGSPAGPARLSSPSLAVPSPDAPIVQPQTADGPSSATPAAPSTLTAQHQPPAVQSTQAASEWTAAAAVGGGHPLQQTAQPPQSQASNPSPPAPSSGIPDHPPAGQLGVPPNTVAQPQTYSGSVTYQPPPTTGLTTAPAPGPAGPAGPPARPPVPMPTASQPPQAPLWTTDAVPHITSVQPPLAPGAAPGPYPGQSVSHGVAAGMPHPSQPQVNQSMHPTALAYGSLHPQVTGHLPSGQLYVGPAGQVVQAGHAFQTGQAGQALQTGQTSQVVQTGQALQAGQALQAGQASQAGQTVQPVQAGPTAQTAHTVQAVQAGLGAPPQPSFPMAHGQPAAAVPNGGGLLTAPQPVQHWTPGVAGLPQAATQTAPPTQPVNAALSAQPTDPCQGTLVHPGQPQASTQPSTGHPPVEPSQQTPWPPQQQNDSAMDSDPYGLNLLDSWSLFK, from the exons ATGACCGATAGCTCAAGAATCGATAGCTCAGGGACTCCTGCGAAGGCCCGGGGGAGCTGGCGGATAAACAAACGTAGACGACGCAGAGCCAGACAATCCCAACGAGTGACCGAGAGCAATGGCCAAGAAGCTCAGGCCGATGACGCACATGGCGATGATACCCATGCAGATGCCCTCGGCGAGCCTGATTCGGAGTCGGACAACGCTTTTGAGAAGATCATGCAGCGGAAGGAGATTCGTGAAGTCGTGA GCTACACAATTGGTTCACGGGAAGATGGAGGGGTACTGGACGGTCGTGGCCAACCT GAAGCGTTGGGACCCAATCGCGCACTGATTACCCTCATCCGGAAAGGACCCCATGCCGACATCATCCCGCAAAGCGTGCTTCCGTGGCCGTGCTGTGACGATGAACAACCTGGCTCGCCTGCTGGTCCGGCGCGCCTCTCATCGCCGTCGCTCGCGGTTCCGAGCCCTGACGCGCCGATTGTTCAACCGCAGACGGCGGACGGTCCATCGTCGGCGACACCGGCGGCACCGTCGACGCTGACTGCGCAGCACCAGCCTCCAGCCGTGCAAAGCACGCAGGCGGCGTCCGAATGGACTGCTGCCGCAGCAGTAGGGGGCGGCCATCCCCTTCAGCAAACCGCCCAACCTCCGCAGAGTCAGGCTTCCAATCCGTCACCACCGGCTCCCAGTAGTGGCATCCCTGACCATCCGCCGGCTGGTCAACTGGGAGTGCCGCCGAACACTGTGGCTCAGCCCCAGACATACTCGGGGTCCGTGACATACCAACCGCCGCCCACAACCGGTTTGACGACGGCTCCTGCgccaggcccagcaggcCCAGCAGGGCCGCCCGCCCGCCCCCCGGTGCCCATGCCCACTGCATCCCAACCGCCACAAGCGCCGCTATGGACCACGGATGCTGTCCCGCACATTACCTCAGTTCAACCGCCGTTGGCGCCGGGAGCGGCGCCGGGGCCCTATCCCGGACAGTCCGTGAGTCACGGCGTGGCTGCGGGCATGCCGCATCCCTCGCAGCCGCAGGTTAACCAGTCGATGCACCCTACCGCTCTCGCATACGGCTCGTTGCACCCGCAGGTGACTGGTCACCTTCCCTCCGGCCAGCTCTACGTCGGCCCAGCCGGTCAGGTTGTACAAGCGGGCCATGCTTTTCAAACCGGTCAGGCTGGTCAGGCTCTTCAAACTGGCCAAACTAGTCAAGTTGTCCAGACCGGTCAGGCTCTTCAAGCTGGTCAGGCTCTTCAAGCTGGTCAGGCTAGTCAAGCTGGTCAGACCGTTCAACCTGTTCAAGCTGGTCCGACTGCTCAAACTGCTCATACTGTTCAAGCTGTGCAAGCTGGTCTAGGGGCACCACCGCAACCTTCGTTTCCGATGGCCCACGGCCAACCTGCCGCTGCGGTCCCAAACGGCGGCGGCTTGCTGACCGCACCCCAGCCCGTTCAGCACTGGACGCCCGGCGTGGCGGGACTGCCGCAGGCAGCGACGCAAACCGCCCCTCCAACGCAACCGGTAAACGCCGCGCTGTCCGCCCAACCAACAGACCCGTGTCAGGGAACGCTGGTGCATCCTGGGCAGCCGCAGGCATCAACCCAACCGTCCACCGGGCACCCTCCCGTCGAACCATCTCAGCAAACACCCTGgccaccccagcagcagaatGACTCTGCGATGGACAGTGACCCGTATGGGCTGAACCTTTTGGATTCTTGGTCTCTATTCAAGTGA
- a CDS encoding uncharacterized protein (predicted protein), with product MASGSSPDYKALYLRAEEDKRKAEEDKRKAEEERDQGRERTRPTTFLELLRLCHTLFSLSLRAEAPSRSTTGKIPPPTGKYCPLRLQHWEDCAARQQEIYRSVCAYLAPPGEAATQLFLSRIVLEGFGEEFNKRAISSEQDLESYERFGVENHVRDIIAQLCKIPAAREEFGLSDGVKFDNHANALDPPETDPSLPTTYRRSRPDQFCIRRIDAERNTLLTTVEYKPPHKLSVENLRAGLQDMNFWEEVVRPNSIPTEESAKLAYNAAWLTGSAVTQEYHVMIQEGLEYSYLTNGLALVLLRVPYDEPGTLYYHLCEPNVEIDPNDDWSFEQPLTAIARVLCLCLMSFGAPVRDQAWRNQASKKLPVWKTSFDHTRSQIPERELRQNPPSSEYSPSVSSGRTVSEYLPSSSPVEPTQQRRVPTRSRAQCAPNTMEREDSPDSDTDSAPGGRKRGFSQVTSSPSSPSVQRSARQTGSQQNERGRYQHNAQFCTQQCLLGLQRGGTLDDHCPNAELHRQGGTSNQHLIDAKGLVRQIKQQLDENLDRYCTPMGGCGASGAPFKITCTAYGYTVVGKGTTSYRWNEVKREADIYRILWRAQGRAVPVFLGTIDLAMIYFLEGAGRIRHMLLMAWGGEPIHKLEDVESIRHEILRSQKKIRSLGVLHQDLRLDNMLWNAELGRVLIIDFHRSELDARPTKKRMKLHEQLSCGAEEHRRKRPRLGYK from the coding sequence ATGGCCAGCGGCAGCTCACCGGATTATAAGGCCCTTTATCTGAgggcggaggaagacaaaagaaaggccgaggaagacaaaagaaaggccgaggaagagcgaGACCAAGGACGAGAACGAACACGACCAACGACCTTTCTCGAGCTCCTTCGCTTGTGCCACACCCTTTTCTCGCTGTCGTTACGAGCCGAAGCCCCGTCTCGCTCCACGACTGGGAAAATACCACCTCCAACCGGGAAATATTGTCCGTTACGACTTCAGCATTGGGAAGATTGTGCTGCCAGACAACAGGAGATTTACCGCTCTGTTTGCGCCTATCTGGCACCTCCAGGAGAGGCTGCAACACAGCTGTTCCTATCGCGCATAGTGCTAGAAGGCTTTGGGGAAGAATTTAATAAAAGGGCAATAAGCAGCGAACAAGACCTGGAAAGCTATGAACGATTTGGGGTGGAAAATCATGTTCGTGACATTATCGCACAGCTCTGCAAGATACCGGCCGCTCGAGAGGAATTCGGCCTGAGCGATGGAGTCAAGTTTGACAATCATGCAAATGCCCTCGATCCACCCGAGACTGACCCATCCCTACCGACTACATACCGGCGTTCTAGACCAGATCAATTTTGTATACGCCGGATTGACGCTGAGAGAAATACCCTTCTTACCACAGTCGAGTATAAGCCGCCTCATAAGCTGTCCGTTGAGAACCTTCGCGCAGGATTGCAAGACATGAACTTTTGGGAAGAGGTGGTCCGACCGAATTCTATCCCCACGGAGGAGTCGGCGAAACTGGCGTATAATGCAGCCTGGCTGACCGGATCCGCTGTGACTCAAGAGTACCATGTGATGATTCAGGAAGGACTCGAGTACTCATATTTGACGAACGGGTTGGCCTTGGTTCTGTTGCGGGTCCCCTACGATGAACCGGGCACGTTATACTACCACCTCTGTGAGCCAAACGTGGAGATCGATCCAAATGACGACTGGAGCTTTGAACAGCCATTAACCGCCATTGCACGGGTATTGTGTCTCTGCTTGATGAGTTTTGGCGCGCCGGTCCGCGACCAGGCGTGGCGAAATCAGgcatcaaagaagctgcCGGTCTGGAAGACGAGTTTCGATCATACCCGCTCCCAAATCCCGGAAAGAGAGTTACGACAAAATCCGCCGAGCTCCGAATATAGTCCCTCGGTGAGTTCCGGACGGACGGTCTCCGAGTACCTCCCGTCGTCCTCTCCGGTGGAACCTACGCAACAACGTCGAGTACCGACCCGGTCTCGAGCCCAGTGCGCGCCGAATACCATGGAACGTGAGGATTCTCCAGACTCGGATACGGACTCCGCTCCCGGCGGGCGGAAGCGTGGCTTCAGCCAGGTtacatcatctccatcgtcgCCATCGGTGCAGCGCTCGGCCCGTCAGACTGGGAGCCAGCAGAATGAACGCGGCCGATACCAACACAACGCTCAATTCTGTACCCAGCAATGCCTGCTTGGCTTGCAGCGAGGAGGCACGCTGGATGACCACTGCCCGAATGCCGAGCTCCATCGACAGGGTGGGACCAGCAATCAACACCTGATCGACGCCAAGGGCCTGGTTCGGCAGATTAAGCAGCAACTGGATGAAAACCTCGACCGCTATTGCACCCCGATGGGAGGCTGTGGGGCATCGGGAGCGCCTTTCAAAATCACGTGCACGGCGTATGGGTATACGGTCGTCGGTAAAGGAACTACGTCTTACCGGTGGAACGAGGTCAAGCGAGAGGCGGATATTTATCGTATCCTTTGGCGAGCCCAAGGGCGAGCCGTCCCGGTCTTTCTCGGCACAATCGACCTGGCCATGATCTACTTCCTCGAAGGGGCTGGCCGGATCCGCCATATGCTACTTATGGCTTGGGGCGGTGAACCCATCCACAagttggaggatgttgagtCGATCAGACATGAAATTTTACGatcgcagaagaagattcgCTCGCTCGGGGTCTTACACCAGGACCTTCGGCTGGATAATATGTTGTGGAACGCCGAGCTAGGCCGGGTTTTGATCATTGACTTTCATCGTTCGGAACTAGATGCCCGACCGACGAAAAAGCGAATGAAATTACACGAGCAGCTCTCCTGCGGGGCAGAGGAACACAGGCGAAAACGACCTCGTCTGGGCTATAAATAA
- a CDS encoding ankyrin repeat domain-containing protein (ankyrin repeat) — translation MHLELPLKLLLLIVEYLDSKEDLNSFTRVSKYIRNKTNNILYKKHGELALLWAGEKGIVETAQLALRYYNFEEADANRKKELCERALLLACDGGHIDLIKILLKEGVLATYKNYEGMSGLSLAAGKGHNDIVEMLVEAGAEPNCEDREDKSPLMLAAIGGHHHTVNILLDSGAAIDSLCYHESATALMFAAYHGHENIVNILLDRGANIDKTNIFGNTALWHAIWGCQKGVFQTLVQRGANTSLRDTAGKTYLERAEFYRGIDWEEKTNVPSGYRREDIFGK, via the exons ATGCATTTGGAACTACCTCTCAAGCTTTTGCTTCTTATTGTCGAATACTTGGACTCCAAAGAAGACCTGAACTCCTTTACGAGAGTATCGAAATACATTCGCAACAAGACCAACAATATCTTGTACAAGAAACACGGTGAATTAGCACTTCTGTGGGCCGGTGAGAAGGGAATAGTGGAGACTGCCCAGCTTGCGTTAAGATATTACAACTTCGAAGAGGCAGATGCCAACCGGAAAAAGGAACTGTGCGAAAGAGCTCTTTTGTTGGCTTGTGACGGGGGCCATATTGACCTGATCAAGATACTGCTCAAGGAAGGGGTTCTCGCCACGTATAAAAATTACGAAGGTATGAGTGGGCTGTCACTAGCTGCTGGAAAAGGACATAACGACATTGTGGAAATGTTGGTCGAGGCAGGAGCGGAGCCAAATTGTGAGGATAGAGAAGACAAATCGCCTCTAATGTTGGCTGCCATTGGGGGTCATCACCATACAGTTAACATACTGCTGGACAGTGGAGCAGCTATTGATAGCCTTTGCTATCACGAGTCCGCTACAGCTCTTATGTTCGCTGCCTATCATGGCCATGAGAATATCGTCAATATCCTCCTTGATAGAGGCGCAAATATTGATAAAACCAATATTTTTGGAAATACAGCTTTATGGCACGCCATCTGGGGTTGTCAAAAAGGTGTATTCCAAACTCTCGTCCAAAGAGGAGCAAATACTTCCCTTCGGGATACCGCAGGGAAGACGTATTTGGAAAGGGCTGAATTCTATAGGGGAATTGATTGG gaggagaaaaccAATGTCCCCTCGGGATACCGCAGGGAAGACATATTTGGAAAGTGA
- a CDS encoding uncharacterized protein (predicted protein) produces MALFPRFHLFEIEDQSWCPEFVVKFIQTYLTALWNFRIPAVRHTAAEAAANIILENLPNASLYTFVDPCAGAGGPIPAIEKALGTEYSHSVQFILADIKPRVEEWKAIKKEQKNISFIQDSVDAAELGKVTSGKECRIFNISFHHFNDTSAKKVLHSAMQFTDAYIIFEFLQRDLTTFLFWCVTTISPLPFMHALLQGSLLQMCFMFVIWVALGIDGFVSMLRTRTHEEIKNLTRAAEGISEGWVFKHGRSRIIGPWYIHWHLAFRTLDRKANNGEEAMVLPLRA; encoded by the exons ATGGCTCTTTTTCCTCGCTTCCATCTGTTTGAGATAGAAGATCAGTCCTGGTGTCCTGAATTTGTGGTAAAATTCATTCAAACATATTTAACTGCACTCTGGAATTTCCGCATTCCCGCCGTGAGACACACTGCCGCCGAGGCTGCTGCaaatatcatccttgagaaCCTCCCGAACGCTTCTTTATATACTTTTGTCGACCCCTGTGCCGGAGCGGGGGGTCCTATCCCGGCCATTGAGAAAGCTCTTGGAACTGAATACAGTCATTCGGTGCAATTCATCTTGGCTGATATCAAGCCCCGTgtggaggaatggaaggctATTAAGAAAGAGCAGAAAAATATTTCCTTTATCCAGGACTCTGTCGATGCGGCAGAGCTGGGAAAAGTTACATCTGGCAAGGAGTGCCGGATATTTAACATTTCGTTTCATCATTTCAATGATACTTCCGCCAAAAAGGTTTTGCACAGTGCGATGCAGTTTACAGATGCATATAT AATTTTCGAGTTCCTCCAAAGAGATCTTACCACGTTCTTGTTCTGGTGTGTGACTACTATTTCTCCACTACCCTTCATGCACGCACTACTCCAGGGATCTCTCTTGCAAATGTGCTTTATGTTTGTGATCTGGGTGGCCCTGGGCATTGATGGTTTTGTGTCAATGCTTCGCACACGGACGCacgaagaaatcaagaatctTACTAGGGCTGCTGAAGGTATTTCTGAAGGATGGGTCTTTAAACACGGCAGGTCACGAATTATTGGACCATGGTATATACATTGGCATTTGGCCTTCAGAACTCTTGACAGAAAGGCAAATAATGGTGAAGAAGCTATGGTTTTGCCCCTTCGAGCTTAA
- a CDS encoding uncharacterized protein (predicted protein), whose amino-acid sequence MDTSSRLGFEIPPDKIRLQPRDEDPYRWHVADHLKPLFKSNLSSGSVGNFQKICHALKAPDLIEAIHPEALRNDQDLETEKQSSVPSSSFAATIQRLEKEKQDVLADSQRLCEKQEQNLLGAQVEWEAERRKLQEEISRWKDAVSSYDLRVQELKRVVCPALETLNLHLPGLFVAIHAEQHLVD is encoded by the exons ATGGACACTA GCAGTCGACTTGGCTTTGAGATTCCACCTGATAAGATCCGCTTGCAGCCACGTGACGAAGATCCATACAGATGGCATGTTGCTGATCACCTAAAGCCCCTCTTCAAATCAAATCTAAGCAGTGGCAGTGTTGGAAATTTTCAAAAGATCTGCCATGCCTTGAAAGCCCCAGACCTAATAGAAGCAATACATCCGGAGGCTTTGCGAAATGACCAGGACCTTGAG ACCGAGAAACAAAGCTCAGTCCCCAGTAGCAGCTTCGCAGCTACGATACAAAGgctcgagaaggaaaagcaggacGTGCTGGCTGATAGCCAACGACTGTGTGAAAAGCAGGAACAGAATCTCTTAGGCGCCCAAGTCGAATGGGAAGCAGAGCGTCGGAAGCTACAGGAGGAAATATCACGGTGGAAGGATGCCGTATCGTCCTATGACCTCAGGGTTCAAGAGTTGAAAAGGGTAGTCTGCCCTGCCCTGGAAACACTAAACCTTCATTTACCTGGGCTGTTCGTTGCGATTCATGCCGAGCAACACTTGGTGGATTAG